Proteins from a single region of Platichthys flesus chromosome 16, fPlaFle2.1, whole genome shotgun sequence:
- the ccnf gene encoding cyclin-F: MKAGVHCRCSKCYSVPARKRVSKRPPALTLLSLPEEVLLCVLQCLSAEDLLSVRAVHSQLRDIVDHHSSVWARVSFRDTWPSPNTLWLFERAAEKGNFEAAVKLGIAYLYNEGPLLSDEGRADVCGRKASHFFSLAESLCPPTADPFIWVFIRPPWSPTGSCCKAVVFDRIKAECETNVEKRGPLLHCLARVLQLFEEDEKHSEAISMLEQSSQAGCLQSSYLLWEHNRKAAMADPGRYLQYVRTLRDYAGKGCWEAQFSLAKVCGTGNPLGLEAKACSDLVAQLFSSSNLASQRCSQAILRRGIKDTMRYILVDWLVEVTTMKDFSSLTLHVTVGCVDRYLALRSVPKARLQLLGIACMVVCTRYMSKEILTIREAVWLTDNTYKYEDLVRMMGEVISVLGGKIRSPTLLDYGEVLLSLLPLERRTTHLFGYICELSLLYSALAEPQPAKLACAALLLTRALHHYAPVWPGQLADNTGFTKQDLVSLSVLLYVKCFSPDVPKDYRHVSLTGVKQRFEDDLYQHISKEKVMDYKELCQILEIPEVEPQMEPPSPTGQPADIHTFLASPSSTSKRRRDDGMQSHRASFVATPTAELSSQEEKLVGDILDWSLDTSCSGYEGDQEEEGVGEKDGDCSVISINLLPLNDGDEKVELCRCLSSDEDSFCEVEKEVKTDSQGQEPLSSSTDLHSSGYSSVQSVSPSSTCSSTPLVPCTFKTYVPSLGEASANAQPGFHLLVPMQRPRGTSSKQVKRKNSAAHSGGELEREEDEDREEDRYSNSVGFLSL, from the exons ATGAAAGCGGGCG tCCACTGCCGTTGCTCAAAATGCTACTCGGTTCCAGCACGGAAGCGGGTGAGTAAGCGACCTCCAGCCCTGACTTTGCTGTCTCTGCCTGAGGAggtcctcctctgtgttctccAGTGCCTCTCTGCCGAGGACCTGCTGTCTGTCAGGGCG GTTCACTCCCAGTTGCGGGACATTGTTGACCACCACTCCAGTGTCTGGGCCAGGGTCAGTTTCAGGGACACGTGGCCATCCCCCAATACTTTATGGCTTTTCGAAAG AGCTGCTGAGAAAGGGAATTTTGAAGCTGCTGTGAAACTAGGCATTGCGTATTTGTACAATGAAGGAC CGTTGCTGAGCGATGAGGGCCGAGCGGATGTGTGTGGTCGTAAGGCCTCCCACTTCTTCAGCCTGGCAGAGAGCCTGTGCCCCCCCACGGCGGATCCCTTCATCTGGGTGTTCATCCGTCCTCCGTGGTCGCCCACCGGCAGCTGCTGCAAGGCCGTCGTGTTTGACCGTATCAAGGCCGAGTGCGAAACCAACGTA GAGAAGAGGGGCCCATTGTTGCACTGTCTGGCGAGAGTTTTGCAGCTGTTTGAA GAGGATGAAAAACACTCAGAGGCCATATCCATGCTGGAGCAGTCTTCACAGGCTGGCTGTCTTCAGAGCTCCTACCTGTTGTGGGAGCACAACCGTAAAGCAGCT ATGGCAGATCCAGGCCGGTACCTCCAGTATGTCCGAACCCTCAGGGACTATGCTGGCAAAGGATGCTGGGAGGCGCAG TTTTCCTTGGCCAAAGTGTGCGGCACTGGGAACCCACTGGGTTTGGAGGCAAAGGCCTGCTCTGACTTGGTGGCCCAGCTCTTTAGTTCGTCTAACCTGGCTTCACAGCGCTGCTCTCAGGCCATCCTCAGACGAGGAATCAAGGACACCATGAG GTACATCCTGGTGGACTGGCTCGTGGAGGTGACCACCATGAAGGACTTCTCCAGCCTCACACTTCATGTCACCGTGGGATGTGTGGATCGCTACTTGGCTCTCCGCTCTGTGCCAAAGGCTCGCCTTCAGCTATTAGGCATCGCCTGCATGGTCGTTTGTACACG CTACATGAGTAAAGAAATCCTGACCATACGTGAGGCTGTTTGGCTTACTGACAACACCTACAAATATGAGGACCTGGTTCGAATGATGGGAGAGGTCATCTCTGTGCTTGGAGGAAAGATTAGA AGCCCCACActgctggactatggggaggtgctcctgtctctgctccccCTGGAGAGGAGGACCACTCACCTCTTCGGCTACATCTGTGAGCTGTCACTGCTCTACTCTGCTCTTGCCGAACCGCAACCCGCCAAACTGGCCTGTGCTGCACTCCTTCTCACACGGGCACTACATCACTATG CTCCAGTCTGGCCCGGCCAGTTGGCTGACAACACAGGCTTCACCAAGCAAGACCTTGTCTCTCTTTCCGTGCTGCTCTATGTCAAGTG TTTCAGTCCAGATGTTCCTAAAGACTACAGACACGTGTCCCTGACTGGAGTCAAGCAACGGTTTGAGGATGATCTCTACCAGCACATCAGCAAAGAAAAg GTGATGGATTATAAAGAACTGTGCCAGATCCTGGAGATTCCTGAGGTGGAGCCTCAGATGGAGCCTCCCAGCCCGACTGGTCAACCAGCAGATATCCACACCTTCCTGGCTTCTCCATCAAGCACCAGCAAGAG GAGACGCGATGACGGCATGCAGAGCCACAGAGCCAGCTTTGTGGCCACGCCCACGGCCGAGCTATCCAgtcaggaggagaagctggtcggCGACATTCTGGACTGGAGCTTGGACACTTCCTGTTCGGGTTATGAGGGGGACCAGGAGGAAGAAGGCGTGGGGGAAAAAGATGGTGATT GTTCAGTGATATCCATCAATCTGCTCCCTCTGAACGACGGAGATGAAAAAGTCGAGCTCTGCAGATGTCTGTCCAGTGATGAAGACAGTTTCTGTGAAGTGGAAAAGGAGGTGAAAACAGATTCCCAAGGCCAAGaacccctctcctcctctacagaCCTTCACAGCTCAGGCTACTCCTCTGTCCAGAGCGTGAGCCCCTcgtccacctgctcctccacgcCCCTTGTGCCTTGCACGTTTAAGACCTATGTGCCTTCTTTGGGTGAAGCCTCGGCCAACGCCCAACCAGGCTTCCATCTTCTGGTGCCCATGCAGAGGCCCCGGGGCACGTCCAGCAAACAAGTGAAGAGGAAGAACTCTGCAGCTCATAGCGGAGGCGAGctagaaagagaagaggatgaggacagGGAAGAGGACAGGTATTCTAACAGCGTTGGGTTTCTGAGCCTATAG
- the abca3b gene encoding phospholipid-transporting ATPase ABCA3, giving the protein MAIARQFGLLVWKNYLQQKRQILVTLVEILLPLLFSGILIVLRQKVPFEDYPNATVYGSYAVDDLPKKFLQRLQLAYVPGNSSVVRQVAEDVRARLSLSSARGFETEELFDEYVRHDPQSGKLLAAVVFEHAFHDDEPMPLKVRYHLRFSFTPRNAPIKEKSELNPNSDLDWHTHRLFPLFLMPGPREQHDSDGGTPGYNREGFLAVQHAVDRAIMHSYNSTAAAPLLGQVRVVLSRFPYPAFIYDVFILAIQNQLPLLMVLSFTYTSLNIVRSVVQEKERKLKEYMRMMGLSNWLHWSAWFLLFFLFLSISIFFFTLLLCIKVSPNGAVLNYSDPTLVFVFLLAFTVATINFSFMISAFFSRANVAAAAGGFIYFLSYLPYLFLWPRYDLLSHAQKVSACLISNVAMSMGAQLIGIFEGKGTGIQWSNLFNSVTVDDDFSMAQVMALLLFDSVLYGLVAWYVEAVFPGEYGVPLPFYFFILPSYWCSSPRMALVNEKEEEEDAEKALKGEFIEEEPAGLVSGIKIKHLVKEYRVGNKTRTAVRDLTLNMFEGQISVLLGHNGAGKTTTLSMLTGLFPPTSGRAYINGYDICQDMSLIRRSLGLCPQHDVLFDNLTVSEHLLFFAQLKGYSKDKIPDEVDRILRVLNLEDKRHARSKTLSGGMKRKLSIGIALIGDSKVVMLDEPTSGMDPSARRATWDLLQGEKRGRTILLTTHFMDEADLLGDRIIIMAGGELQCCGSPLFLKNKYGAGYHMVIVKDALCNVSEITRLVHMYVPNATLESSAGAELSYILPKESTSRFELLFAELEMNREELGIASYGASVTTMEEVFLRVGKLVDSSLDIQAIQLPALQYQHERRSNDWTTDDASSISGMTDVTDFTDSGTLISEDCSNIKLNTGVRLHLQQFYAMFLKRALYSWRNWKVMVAQFLVPLVFTVVALVVARTFPSHQSAPQLRLALSRYGPTRVPLALPLGASPLASALAKAYTSQLPAQLGQLVNITDFTDYILTQAGEEGGSFNERCVVGAAFRGHSSQFTEATAYFNNEGYHTPATALMMVDNALFKLIAGPNASIEMGNYPMPRNLSEAAQGRLTEGKTGFAIAINLMYGMASLSSTFALLLVTESAIKSKHVQQVSGVYLSNFWFSALLWDLFNYLLPCLLMLVVFRAFGVKAFVEDNHLVDVLLLLLLYGWGVVPLMYLLSFFFSSAATAYTRLTIFNVISGTATFLAVNIMAIPELKLQHLSHLLDKVFLIFPNYCLGMSFSQFYQNYEFLSFCTSSFVSEAICKHYNVTYQTNYFSMSEPGVGRFLVAFSIQGVVFFILLFTIELQFVRTLWRIVNSLGRRHKQLPLIEDAALLPEDRDVADERKRVLECQPIIESMVGSPLVLHELSKVYSSGENLLAVDRMSLAVGKGECFGLLGFNGAGKTTTFKMLTGDESVTSGDAYIDGYSILRDIKKVQQRIGYCPQFDAVLDHMTGRETLSMYARLRGIPEKYVSGCVENVLRSLLLEPHADKLVRSYSGGNKRKLSAAMALIGGPPVIFLDEPSTGMDPVARRLLWDSVTRTRESGKAIVITSHSMEECEALCTRLAVMVNGQMKCLGSPQHLKSKFGSGYTLLAKVHVEVDLEDSDLHLFKEFIESTFPGSQLKDEHQGMVHYHLTDKTLTWAQVFGTLEAAKEKYCIEDYCVSQISLEQVFLSFAQFQHCIESGKK; this is encoded by the exons ATGGCTATCGCGAGACAATTTGGACTGCTGGTTTGGAAAAACTATCTCCAGCAG AAACGTCAAATCCTGGTAACCCTGGTGGAGATACTCCTGCCCTTGCTCTTCTCTGGCATCCTCATCGTGCTGCGTCAGAAAGTGCCTTTTGAGGATTACCCGAATGCCACCGTGTACGGGAGCTACGCTGTCGACGACCTCCCCAAGAAGTTCTTGCAGCGCTTGCAGCTGGCCTACGTGCCCGGTAACTCCAGTGTGGTGCGCCAGGTGGCGGAGGACGTTCGAGCCagactgtctctctcctcag CGCGTGGCTTTGAAACAGAGGAGCTTTTTGACGAGTACGTGAGGCATGACCCTCAGTCAGGGAAGCTGCTGGCTGCGGTGGTGTTTGAGCACGCTTTCCATGATGATGAACCAATGCCTTtaaag gtGCGCTACCACCTGCGGTTCTCCTTCACCCCGCGCAATGCCCCAATCAAGGAGAAGTCCGAGCTGAACCCGAACAGTGACCTGGACTGGCACACACACCGtctctttcccctctttctaATGCCAGGGCCGAGAGAGCAGCACGACAGTGATGGGGGCACGCCAG gttACAATCGAGAGGGCTTCCTGGCGGTGCAGCATGCAGTGGACAGAGCCATCATGCATTCTTACAACAGCACTGCTGCTGCCCCTCTGCTGGGGCAGGTCAGAGTGGTCCTGTCACGGTTTCCGTATCCTGCCTTTATATACGACGTCTTCATCCTGGCCATTCAGAACCAACTGCCCCTACTTATGGTGCTCAGCTTCACGTACACATCCCTCAACATCGTACGATCCGTCGtgcaggaaaaggaaaggaagctcaag GAGTACATGAGGATGATGGGTCTCAGCAACTGGCTCCACTGGAGTGCCTGGTTCCtcctgttcttcctcttcctctccatttccatctttttttttaccctgctGCTCTGTATCAAG GTGAGCCCTAACGGCGCAGTGCTGAACTACAGTGACCCCACGCTGGTCTTTGTCTTCCTGCTCGCATTCACTGTGGCCACCATCAACTTCAGCTTCATGATCAGTGCCTTCTTCTCACgag ccaacgtggcagcagcagcgggcgGCTTCATCTATTTTCTGAGCTACTTGCCTTATTTGTTCCTGTGGCCACGCTACGACTTACTGAGCCATGCCCAGAAGGTGTCAGCCTGCCTTATCTCCAACGTGGCCATGTCCATGGGTGCTCAGCTCATTGGAATATTCGAAGGCAAAG GCACAGGAATCCAGTGGTCTAACCTGTTTAACTCTGTCACGGTGGACGACGACTTCTCCATGGCCCAGGTTATGGCCTTGCTGCTGTTCGACTCTGTGCTTTATGGGCTGGTAGCCTGGTACGTGGAAGCAGTTTTTCCTGGGGAGTATGGAGTGCCTCTACCATTCTACTTCTTTATACTG CCTTCCTACTGGTGCAGCAGCCCTCGCATGGCTCTCGTGAacgagaaagaggaagaggaggatgcagAAAAGGCTCTGAAAGGAGAGTTTATAGAGGAAGAACCAGCTGGATTAGTCTCTGGGATCAAGATCAAACACCTTGTTAAG GAATACCGAGTGGGAAACAAGACGCGTACAGCGGTGCGGGATCTGACGCTGAACATGTTTGAAGGACAGATCTCGGTGCTGCTGGGACACAATGGGGCTGGGAAGACGACGACGCTGTCCATGCTGACAG GTCTGTTTCCTCCCACCAGTGGCAGGGCCTACATCAACGGTTACGATATCTGTCAGGACATGTCCCTGATCCGCCGCAGTTTGGGACTCTGTCCCCAGCACGACGTACTGTTTGATAACCTCACAGTCAGTGAGCACCTGCTTTTCTTCGCACAG TTGAAAGGCTACTCCAAAGACAAGATTCCAGATGAGGTGGACAGAATCCTCCGTGTCCTGAACCTTGAGGACAAGCGGCACGCTCGCTCCAAGACCCTCTCTGGTGGCATGAAGAGAAAACTCTCTATTGGCATTGCCCTCATTGGAGACTCAAAG GTTGTGATGTTAGATGAGCCCACATCGGGTATGGACCCCTCAGCTCGACGTGCCACCTGGGACCTCCTGCAAGGGGAGAAACGGGGTCGCACCATTCTGCTCACCACGCACTTCATGGACGAGGCTGACCTGCTCGGTGACCGAATCATCATCATGGCAGGAGGAGAGCTGCAGTGCTGCGGGTCACCGCTCTTCCTTAAGAACAAATATG GTGCTGGCTACCACATGGTGATAGTAAAGGATGCTCTTTGTAACGTGTCCGAGATCACCCGCCTTGTCCACATGTATGTTCCAAACGCCACGCTGGAGAGCAGCGCCGGAGCCGAGCTCTCTTACATTCTGCCCAAAGAAAGCACCAGCAG GTTCGAGCTGCTGTTCGCTGAGCTGGAGATGAACAGAGAGGAACTGGGCATCGCCAGCTACGGAGCCTCTGTCACCACCATGGAAGAAGTTTTCCTCAG AGTGGGAAAGCTGGTAGATTCCAGTTTGGACATCCAGGCTATCCAGCTGCCCGCCCTCCAGTACCAACATGAGAGACGGTCCAATGACTGGACCACAGACGACGCCAGCAGCATCAGCGGCATGACCGATGTCACCGACTTCACAGACAGCGGCACACTCATCTCAGAGGACTGCTCCAACATCAAGCTCAACACGGGG GTGAGACTCCACCTGCAACAGTTCTATGCCATGTTCCTGAAGAGGGCGCTGTACAGCTGGAGAAACTGGAAGGTGATGGTGGCTCAGTTCCTGGTTCCTTTGGTCTTCACTGTCGTGGCCTTAGTGGTGGCACGCACTTTCCCCAGTCACCAGAGCGCCCCTCAGCTGAGGCTGGCACTCAGCCGCTACGGTCCCACCAGGGTCCCTTTGGCTCTGCCGCTCGGGGCGAGTCCACTGGCTTCTGCTCTGGCAAAGGCATACACTTCACAGCTCCCCGCCCAGCTCGGCCAACTCGTCAACATCACTG ACTTCACTGATTACATCCTGACCCaggcaggggaggagggaggcagctTTAATGAGCGCTGTGTGGTGGGTGCAGCCTTCCGTGGCCACAGCAGCCAGTTTACCGAAGCCACGGCCTACTTCAACAACGAGGGCTACCACACACCCGCCACGGCTCTCATGATGGTGGACAACGCTCTGTTCAAACTTATAGCAGGGCCAAACGCTTCCATAGAGATGGGAAATTACCCCATGCCACGCAACCTGTCGGAGGCCGCCCAGGGCCGGCTGACAGA GGGTAAGACAGGCTTTGCCATCGCCATCAACCTGATGTACGGCATGGCCTCCCTCTCCAGCACCTTCGCCCTGCTGCTCGTCACGGAGTCCGCTATTAAGTCCAAGCACGTGCAGCAGGTCAGCGGCGTCTACCTGTCCAACTTCTGGTTTTCGGCACTGCTCTGGGACCTGTTCAACTACCTGCTGCCCTGTCTCCTCATGTTG GTGGTGTTCCGGGCGTTTGGAGTAAAGGCCTTCGTAGAGGATAACCACCTGGTGgatgtgttgctgctgctgttgctctaCGGCTGGGGCGTGGTGCCTCTTATGTACCTACtcagctttttcttctcctctgcggCCACCGCCTACACTCGCCTGACCATCTTCAACGTGATCTCTGGCACTGCCACCTTCCTGGCTGTCAACATCATGGCCATCCCAG AGTTGAAACTGCAGCACCTGTCACACCTGCTGGATAAGGTGTTCCTGATCTTCCCAAACTACTGCCTCGGAATGTCCTTCAGCCAGTTCTACCAGAACTACGAATTCCTCTCTTTTTGTACGTCCAGCTTTGTTAGCGAGGCGATCTGCAAACACTACA ACGTCACATACCAGACAAACTACTTCTCCATGTCGGAGCCTGGTGTGGGACGCTTTCTCGTGGCCTTTTCGATTCAGGGAGTGGTCTTCTTCATTCTGCTGTTTACCATCGAGCTGCAGTTTGTCCGCACACTCTGGAGAATCGTCAACTCCCTGGGCAGACGGCACAAGCAG TTACCTCTAATAGAGGACGCAGCGCTCCTtccagaggacagagacgtggccgatgagaggaagagggtcCTGGAGTGCCAGCCGATAATAGAGTCCATGGTCGGCAGCCCCCTTGTTCTGCATGAGCTCAGCAAG GTGTACAGCAGTGGGGAAAATCTTCTGGCTGTGGACCGGATGTCTCTAGCTGTTGGAAAAGGCGAATGTTTTGGCCTCCTGGGCTTCAATGGAGCAGGGAAGACCACCACCTTTAAGATGCTGACGGGTGATGAGAGCGTTACCTCCGGGGACGCTTACATTGATGGATACAGCATTTTGAGGGACATTAAAAAG GTGCAGCAGCGCATCGGTTACTGTCCCCAGTTTGACGCCGTGTTGGACCACATGACAGGAAGAGAAACTCTGAGTATGTATGCCAGGCTCAGAGGAATACCAGAGAAGTATGTGTCTGGCTGTGTGGAGAACGTCCTTAGGTCCCTGCTGCTGGAGCCTCACGCTGATAAACTGGTCCGCAGCTACAG TGGCGGTAACAAGCGGAAGCTGAGTGCGGCCATGGCTCTGATTGGTGGGCCTCCGGTCATCTTCCTGGACGAACCCTCGACTGGGATGGACCCTGTGGCCAGGAGGCTGCTGTGGGATTCTGTGACACGCACACGAGAGTCTGGCAAGGCCATAGTCATCACTTCTCACAG TATGGAGGAGTGCGAGGCCCTGTGCACCAGGCTGGCGGTGATGGTCAACGGCCAGATGAAATGTCTCGGGAGTCCCCAACACCTGAAGAGCAAGTTTGGCAGTGGCTACACTCTGCTGGCTAAAGTGCACGTGGAGGTGGATCTGGAGGACAGTGATCTGCATCTGTTCAAAGAGTTCATTGAAAGCACCTTTCCAG GAAGTCAACTAAAGGATGAACACCAGGGGATGGTGCACTACCACTTGACTGACAAAACACTAACTTGGGCCCAG GTGTTCGGCACATTGGAGGCAGCCAAAGAGAAATACTGCATTGAAGATTACTGCGTGAGCCAGATTTCCCTGGAGCAGGTGTTCCTCAGCTTTGCCCAGTTCCAGCATTGCATAGAGAGCGGGAAGAAGTAG